In one window of Heptranchias perlo isolate sHepPer1 chromosome 4, sHepPer1.hap1, whole genome shotgun sequence DNA:
- the LOC137320658 gene encoding gonadotropin-releasing hormone II receptor-like, producing the protein MKLRLLCCSDLSLCNSSAANCSEDGDGTSSTVDSDQGSEDELLLPTFSTASKVRVVITLAIFLISSYLNLTVLCGALRRKGSGRSHIRTLIVNLSCADLLVTFMVMPLDAAWNITVQWYAGDPACKLLMFLKLLSMYSCAFVTVVISLDRYCAILHPLGISRANERNRTMLTGAWIMSVILATPQLFLFHTASISVPAPFTQCVTHGSFKEPWQEKVYFFFTFLWLFLLPLIIMVFCYTSILITITQKMKVNGDIFSKDADSRCTRNCIPKVRMKTLKMTIVLVSTFIICWTPYYVLGFWYNFFPAMINKKELPESINHALFTFGMLNSFVDPVISRIGYLRLSNG; encoded by the exons ATGAAACTCAGACTACTTTGCTGCAGTGACTTGTCCCTCTGCAACAGCAGCGCAGCCAACTGCAGCGAGGACGGCGATGGCACTTCCAGCACCGTGGACAGCGACCAGGGCAGTGAGGACGAGCTGCTGCTGCCTACCTTCTCAACAGCCTCCAAGGTCAGGGTGGTCATCACCTTGGCCATCTTCTTGATCTCCTCCTACCTCAACCTGACCGTGCTGTGCGGCGCCCTGAGAAGGAAAGGCAGCGGCAGGTCCCACATCAGGACGCTGATTGTGAACCTGTCGTGCGCCGACCTGCTGGTCACTTTCATGGTGATGCCCCTGGACGCTGCCTGGAACATCACGGTGCAGTGGTACGCCGGAGACCCGGCCTGCAAACTCCTCATGTTCCTCAAACTTCTCTCCATGTACTCATGCGCCTTCGTCACAGTGGTGATCAGCCTCGATCGCTACTGTGCCATCCTACACCCTCTGGGCATCAGCAGAGCCAACGAGAGGAACCGAACTATGCTCACCGGGGCCTGGATCATGAGTGTCATTCTGGCTACACCTCAG CTTTTCCTCTTTCACACTGCCTCCATCTCTGTACCAGCTCCGTTCACTCAATGTGTGACTCATGGCAGCTTCAAGGAGCCTTGGCAGGAAAAGGTTTACTTTTTCTTCACCTTCCTCTGGCTCTTCCTTCTGCCGCTTATAATCATGGTGTTTTGTTACACAAGTATATTAATCACCATTACACAGAAGATGAAAGTAAATGGAGACA TATTCTCTAAAGATGCAGATTCAAGATGTACTAGAAACTGCATTCCCAAAGTGAGAATGAAAACCTTAAAGATGACTATTGTCCTTGTGAGCACCTTCATCATTTGCTGGACTCCATACTATGTCCTAGGATTTTGGTACAATTTTTTCCCTGCCATGATAAACAAGAAGGAACTTCCTGAATCAATCAACCATGCGCTGTTTACTTTTGGGATGCTGAACAGTTTTGTGGATCCAGTGATTAGCCGTATTGGTTATCTCAGGCTCAGCAATGGCTGA